A segment of the Zavarzinia compransoris genome:
GCCCGAGGCGAGGCCGAGCAGGCTGGGCTTGCCCTTGGCGATCCATTCGATCAGGAGCCAGGCGATACCCGCGGCGCCGGTGGCGACGAAGGTGTTGATGGCGGCGAGACCGGCGGTCGCATTGGCCGCGGCGGCCGAGCCGGCGTTGAAGCCGAACCAGCCCACCCACAGCAGGGCGGCGCCGACCATGGTGAAGACCAGCGAGTGCGGGGGCATGGCTTCCTTGCCGAAGCCGATGCGCTTGCCGAAGAAGATGCAGGCGACCAGCGCGGCGATACCCGAGTTCATGTGAACGACGGTGCCGCCGGCGAAGTCGAGCGCGCCGTCGAGGAACAGCATGCCCGTGCCCGCCCAGACCATATGGGCCATCGGGAAGTAGACGAAGGTCACCCAGAGCGCGGCGAAGACCAGCACCGAGATGAACTTCGCGCGTTCCGCGAAGGCGCCGATGATCAGCGCCGGCGTGATGCAGGCGAAGGTCATCTGGAACAGGACGAAGACATATTCGGGGATCGTGCCGCTGATCGATTCAGGCGTGACACCCTTCAGGAAGGCCTTGGAGAAGTCGCCGATATAGGCATTGCCTTCGCCGAAGGTCAGGCTGTAGCCGTAGAACACCCAGAGGATCGAGACAAGGCACAGGATGCCGAGGACCTGGGTCAGGACCGACAGCATGTTCTTCGCACGGGCAAGGCCGCCGTAGAACAGGGCGAGGCCCGGCACGGTCATCAGCAGCACGAGGACCGACGAGATCAACATCCAGGCGGTATCGCCGTCGTTGATGGTCGGAACGACTTCGGCGGCGGCCGGAGCGGCTTCCGCCGCAGGCGCGGCGGCTTCCTGCGCGAGGGCGGCGAACTCGGGGGCCGTCAGGGCCACGCCGGCTGCGCCCAGCAGGAGCGGAAGTTTCCAGTTAAGTTTCATGGGAAGGACCCTCTCGTCGGGACTCAGAGCGAATCCGGGCCGGTTTCGCCGGTGCGGATGCGGATGGACTGCTGAAGGTCGACGACGAACACTTTACCGTCGCCGATCTTGCCCGTATGGGCAGCCTTCTGAATCGCCTCCACGACCTGCTCGACGATCTCGTCGGCGACCGCGGCCTCGATCTTCACCTTAGGCAGGAAGCTCACGGTGTACTCCGCACCGCGGTAGATTTCGGTATGGCCT
Coding sequences within it:
- a CDS encoding P-II family nitrogen regulator translates to MKLVIAVIKPFKLDDVREALAAVGVPGLTVSEVKGFGRQKGHTEIYRGAEYTVSFLPKVKIEAAVADEIVEQVVEAIQKAAHTGKIGDGKVFVVDLQQSIRIRTGETGPDSL
- a CDS encoding ammonium transporter, which produces MKLNWKLPLLLGAAGVALTAPEFAALAQEAAAPAAEAAPAAAEVVPTINDGDTAWMLISSVLVLLMTVPGLALFYGGLARAKNMLSVLTQVLGILCLVSILWVFYGYSLTFGEGNAYIGDFSKAFLKGVTPESISGTIPEYVFVLFQMTFACITPALIIGAFAERAKFISVLVFAALWVTFVYFPMAHMVWAGTGMLFLDGALDFAGGTVVHMNSGIAALVACIFFGKRIGFGKEAMPPHSLVFTMVGAALLWVGWFGFNAGSAAAANATAGLAAINTFVATGAAGIAWLLIEWIAKGKPSLLGLASGVVAGLVAITPACGTAGPLGAMLLGAVTSIVCFFFCTTIKNAFGYDDSFDVFGIHGVGGIVGAIGTAFTANVALGGVGYEPSLGAQLWVQVFSVIITLIVSGIGTSIILALINFTIGLRVAPDAEREGLDVAEHGERAYN